A single Anas acuta chromosome 27, bAnaAcu1.1, whole genome shotgun sequence DNA region contains:
- the DMTN gene encoding LOW QUALITY PROTEIN: dematin (The sequence of the model RefSeq protein was modified relative to this genomic sequence to represent the inferred CDS: inserted 2 bases in 2 codons), with the protein MERLQKQPLTSPGSVCSSRGSSVPGSPSSIVAKMDNEVLGYKDLAAIPKDKAILDIERPDLMIYEPHFTYSLMEHVELPRSRERSLSPKSISPPPSPEVIREWLESRTPGGTSQPPPRPAASTPRSSVQHFHRPETDTTELNIYKKPPIYRQKEPHSGPHHGKHLIEDLIIESSKFPAAQPPDPNQPAKIETDYWPCPPSLAVVETEWRRRMASKRGEEEEEDLTEEMKSLRELQRQELSKVTSNLGKLILKEEMEKSLPIRRKTRSLPDRTPFHTSLHTGSYKSSSLPASGRSTLTRLQSAEFSSGSSEKGSPGVQVSAQPAASAQRVTYGGGGGHMGTPRRGWGGWDEGVGGRLVSIFFFFLGGGWVVRMMMVPPSSPQNGQRGRMDRGNSLPSMLEQKIYPYEMLMVTNRGRVKLPPXVDRTRLERHLSPEDFLRVFEMPXREFSKLALWKRNELKKKAFLF; encoded by the exons ATGGAAAGACTGCAGAAG CAACCGCTGACCTCCCCTGGGAGCGTCTGCTCCTCGCGCGGCTCCAGCGTCCCGGGCTCGCCCTCCAGCATCGTG gcCAAAATGGACAACGAGGTGCTGGGCTACAAGGACCTGGCCGCCATCCCCAAGGACAAGGCCATCCTGGACATCGAGCGCCCCGACCTGATGATCTACGAGCCCCACTTCACCTACTCCCTCATGGAGCACGTGGAGCTGCCCCGCAGCCGGGAG CGCTCGCTGTCTCCCAAATCCATCTCTCCTCCGCCGTCCCCCGAG GTCATCCGGGAGTGGTTGGAGAGCCGGACCCCCGGTGGCACCTCGCAGCCCCCCCCTCGGCCGGCCGCCAGCACGCCCCGCAGCAGCGTCCAGCACTTCCACCGCCCCG AGACCGACACCACGGAGCTCAACATCTACAAGAAGCCCCCGATCTACCGGCAGAAAG agccccacaGCGGCCCCCACCACGGGAAGCACCTGATCGAGGATCTGATCATCGAGTCGTCCAAATTCCCCGCCGCGCAGCCCCCCGACCCCAACCAGCCTGCCAAAATCGAGACCGACTACTGGCCGTGCCCCCCGTCCCTGGCCGTCGTGG agacggagtggaggaggaggatggccTCCaagagaggggaggaggaggaggaggatctGACAGAGGAGATGAAGAGCCTGCGGGAGCTCCAGCGGCAGGAGCTGAGCAAG gTCACCTCCAACCTGGGGAAGCTGATCCtgaaggaggagatggagaaatCGCTGCCCATCCGCAGGAAAACCCGCTCGCTGCCGGACCGGACGCCCTTCCACACGT CGCTGCACACCGGCAGCTACAAGAGCTCCTCGCTGCCCGCCTCCGGCCGCAGCACCCTGACCCGG ctgcagtcGGCGGAGTTCAGCTCGGGGAGCAGTGAGAAGGGGAGCCCGG GCGTGCAGGTGAGCGCCCAGCCGGCTGCCAGCGCCCAGAGGGTGACgtatggagggggggggggacacatggggacacctcggaggggctggggggggtgggatgAAGGTGTGGGGGGGCGGCTggtgtctattttttttttttttttggggggggggtgggttgTGAGGATGATGATGGTGCCGCCTTCGTCCCCGCAGAACGGGCAGCGCGGGCGCATGGACAGAGGCAACTCCCTGCCCAGCATGCTGGAGCAAAAG aTTTACCCCTACGAGATGCTGATGGTGACCAACAGAGGCCGCGTCAAGCTGCCCC GCGTGGACAGGACCAGGCTGGAG aGGCACCTCTCCCCCGAGGATTTCCTGCGGGTCTTCGAGATGC CCCGAGAGTTCAGCAAGCTGGCCCTGTGGAAGCGCAACGAGCTGAAGAAgaaagccttcctcttctga
- the FHIP2B gene encoding LOW QUALITY PROTEIN: FHF complex subunit HOOK-interacting protein 2B (The sequence of the model RefSeq protein was modified relative to this genomic sequence to represent the inferred CDS: deleted 1 base in 1 codon), with protein MLSRLGALLQQAVETREPSVDLLEAFTEHWKGITGYYLEATDESTPAKQTDIPWRLKQMLDILVYEEKQHPAGEAGPCLEYLLQHKVLETLSTLGKAEYPPGMRQQVLLFFSRVLGQVQHPLLHYLNVHRPVQKLLQLSGHPLGSCTEKEEAQFAAVLCAKIQQDPTLLAYILEGKSILNGRKAQEQPGTPPGEGAEHPPARRDGNLVTSLVGLCKSQASRVALKARENLLLLTGLPQEAAAACLVRSGALCQLLSEHLCHLHGAVPPCAHPDDVLAMGRASWRSPGDAGGAGDFAGKESLVAFFCWLDFLDELVAGAHPLVAGALGEAVEEKFFRGVLQPQLLQMSELAVLSATAVLSGTVRQLRAPPLLQRLVFFLLGPGGHPETPGDPPHPLRAHLIDRCDHLSDEISLASLRLFEELLRVPHEEVVLSLVLRNLQARGYLQRGPPVPDERGAPEPDPEEDEEEEEDPYFTDGFPENGFGMGKKPQGGSSPLGKGHVSEVVSSFLCLVPEEAKTSSCLEEGGYDTYVHDALGMVQASRSRAASWGWPPAPRPLDGCPPEGQFYEGHFLKVLFDRLARILDQPYSLNLQVTSVLSLLATFPHPHLHEYLLDPYLSLAPGCRSLFSVLVRVIGELMQRIQRVPHFRAKLLLVRQQLLGLVPGEQMEHATLFKGVVVLEEFCKELAAIALVKGPPEGPP; from the exons ATGCTGAGCCGTTTAggagctctcctgcagcaggcgGTGGAAACG CGGGAGCCCAGCGTGGACCTGCTGGAGGCGTTCACCGAGCACTGGAAGGGCATCACCGGCTACTACCTGGAGGCTACGG ACGAGAGCACCCCCGCCAAGCAGACCGACATCCCCTGGCGCCTGAAGCAGATGCTGGACATCCTGGTGTACGAGGAGAAGCAGCACCCGGCGGGGGAGGCCGGGCCGTGCCTCGAGtacctgctgcagcacaaggTCCTGGAGACCCTCAGCACGCTGGGCAAGGCGGAG TACCCCCCCGGGATGAGGCAGCAggtcctcctcttcttcagccGGGTGCTGGGCCAGGTGCAGCACCCCCTCCTGCACTACCTCAACGTGCACAGGCCGGTGCAG aagctgctgcagctcagcggGCACCCCCTGGGCTCGTGCACGGAGAAGGAGGAGGCGCAGTTCGCCGCCGTGCTCTGCGCCAAGATCCAGCAGGATCCCACCCTGCTGGCTTACATCCTGGAG GGTAAGAGCATCCTGAACGGGAGGAAGGCTCAAGAGCAGCCCGGCACCCCCCCCGGAGAGGGTGCGGAGCATCCCCCGGCGCGGAGGGACGGCAACCTGGTCACCTCCTTGGTGGGGCTGTGCAAGAGCCAG GCGAGCAGGGTGGCGCTGAAGGCTCGGGAAAACTTGCTCCTGCTGAcggggctgccccaggaggCGGCCGCAGCCTGCCTGGTGCGCAGCGGCGCCCTGTGCCAGCTGCTGAGCGAGCACCTCTGCCACCTCCACGGCGCCGTGCCCCCCTGCGCCCACCCCGACGACGTCCTGGCCATGGGCAGGGCCAGCTGGAG GTCGCCGGGGGATGCCGGAGGTGCCGGGGATTTCGCGGGGAAGGAGAGCCTGGTGGCTTTTTTCTGCTGGCTGGATTTTTTGGATGAGCTCGTGGCGGGCGCCCACCCG CTGGTGGCGGGTGCCCTTGGAGAGGCCGTGGAGGAGAAGTTTTTCCGAGGCGTCCTGCAGCCgcagctgctgcagat GTCAGAGCTCGCCGTCCTCAGCGCCACGGCCGTGCTGTCGGGCACGGTGCGGCAGCTCCGCGCCCCCCCCCTGCTGCAGCGCCTCGTTTTCTTCCTGCTGGGGCCCGGGGGGCACCCCGAAACCCCAGGGGACCCCCCCCATCCTCTGCGCGCACACCTCATCGACCGCTGCGACCACCTCTCCGACGAG ATCAGCCTGGCCAGCCTGCGGCTCTTCGAGGAGCTCCTGCGGGTGCCCCACGAGGAGGTGGTGCTGAGCCTGGTGCTGAGGAACCTGCAGGCGAGGGGCTACCTCCAGCGCGGCCCCCCCGTGCCCGACGAGCGCGGAGCCCCCGAGCCGGACCccgaggaggatgaggaggaggaggaagatccCTACTTCACCGACGGCTTCCCCGAAAACGGCTTcgggatgggaaaaaaa cccCAGGGGGGCTCATCCCCGCTGGGGAAGGGGCACGTGAGCGAGGTGGTCAGCAG CTTCCTCTGCCTGGTCCCCGAGGAAGCCAAAACCTCCTCGTGCCTGGAGGAAGGCGGCTACGACACCTACGTGCACGacgctttgggcatg GTCCAGGCGAGCCGCAGCAGGGCGGCCTCGTGGGGgtggcccccggccccccggcccCTCGACGGTTGCCCCCCCGAGGGGCAGTTTTACGAGGGGCACTTCCTCAAGGTGCTGTTTGACCGCCTGGCGCGGATCCTGGACCAG CCCTACAGCCTGAACCTGCAGGTGACCTCGGTGCTGTCCCTCCTGGccaccttcccccatccccacctccaCGAGTACCTCCTGGACCCCTACCTCAGCCTGGCGCCCGGCTGCCGCTCGCTTTTCTCCGTCCTCGTCAGG GTGATCGGGGAGCTGATGCAGAGGATCCAACGCGTGCCCCACTTCAGGGCCAAGCTGCTCCTGGTgcgccagcagctgctggggctggtccccGGCGAGCA GATGGAGCACGCGACGCTCTTCAagggggtggtggtgctggaggagtTCTGCAAGGAGCTGGCTGCCATCGCCTTGGTCAAGGGCCCCCCCGAGGGCCCCCCCTGA
- the LOC137845197 gene encoding actin filament-associated protein 1-like 2 encodes MQGEGERASAARAAPQSPHGGSTSLSTSPSPPPDDSYEDTEPFAPGGCSGSGGADTDSSHYESYGEDEDAAPLPDRAQDRAHYLRRPPAGGPPLPNEPPGRPEAQLCGFLWRKRWLGRWAKQLFIVREHALLGFRRAADPQPVLELELRGCRVASKGTGSKKLPRALKVTGPAGEALVIGFPSRQQAEDWRKVIEEVSSNSPSGLAPHSPPASPPSRLSRALRLGSKEEEEQEEASQNPREDPKGGFLALRLRGRWQRLWCAVQGALRRFPEENGGGAPGPVCALLLDGCEVTPGPPRGSPRHLRIRVAQRGRELALLQARSEEEREAWLKPLRARGGRGGAAASPQEEPPRLGDGAGGLLLRRFPTPNAYMDDPSGHPNTERLQRLQQSLDGAVHGQRRRPVSGTCSSSVPSQGALARSRDFSPAQRTLTLPERKGAREGLDFLIGRRRAFPKLEEKVGQLERARRGTSRMKAGSEMNLLAIGKSLRGHIAATASSAASEGSFLSPLLRRTASARSALKRSPSAGVVEKGKVLQQRKEWEMKAAK; translated from the exons ATGCAAGGGGAGGGAGAGCGTGCGAGCGCCGCCCGGGCAGCACCCCAGAGCCCCCACGGTGGG AGCACCTCACTGAGCACCTCTCCATCCCCACCACCCGACGACTCCTACGAGGACACCGAACCCTTCGCCCCTGGGGGGTGCAGCGGCTCCG GCGGCGCCGACACCGACAGCAGCCACTACGAGTCCTATGGGGAGGACGAGGACGCTGCGCCCCTGCCCGACCGTGCCCAGGACCGTGCCCACTACCTCCGGCGACCACCGGCCGGTGGCCCCCCCCTTCCAAACgagccccccggccgccccgaGGCTCAGCTCTGCGGCTTCCTCTGGAGGAAACGCTGGCTGGGGCGCTGGGCCAAGCAGCTTTTCATCGTCCGCGAGCACGCGCTGCTG GGTTTCAGGCGTGCCGCGGACCCGCAGccggtgctggagctggagctgaggGGGTGCCGGGTGGCCTCCAAGGGCACGGGGAGCAAGAAGCTGCCGCGGGCGCTGAAGGTGACGGGGCCGGCGGGCGAGGCGCTGGTCATCGGCTTCCCCAGCCGGCAGCAGGCGGAGGACTGGAGGAAG GTGATCGAGGAGGTCAGCAGCAACTCCCCCAGCGGGctggcaccccacagccccccggcATCGCCCCCCAGCAGGCTCAGCAGG gcGCTCCGGCTGGGCTcgaaggaggaagaggagcaggaggaagcatCCCAAAACCCCAGAGAGGACCCTAAAGGAG GGTTCCTGGCGCTGCGGCTGCGCGGGCGCTGGCAGCGGCTGTGGTGCGCGGTGCAGGGGGCCCTGCGCAGGTTCCCCGAGGAaaacggggggggggctcctggccCCGTCTGCGCCCTGCTGCTGGACGGCTGCGAGGTCACCCCGGGCCCCCCCAGGGGCTCCCCCCGGCACCTCCGAATCCGCGTGGctcagcggggccgggagctcGCCCTGCTGCAG GCCCGCtcggaggaggagagggaggctTGGCTGAAACCCCTGCGGGCCAGGGGAGGACGGGGGGGGgccgctgccagcccccaggaggagccccccaGGCTGGGAGACGGAGCAGG CGGGTTGCTGCTGCGCCGCTTCCCGACCCCCAACGCCTACATGGACGACCCCTCCGGGCACCCCAACACGGAGCGGCTGCAGCGGCTG cagcagagcttggACGGAGCCGTGCATGGACAGCGCCGGAGACCCGTGTCCggcacctgcagcagctccgtgccctCGCAGGGAG cGCTGGCTCGCAGCAGGGATTTCTCCCCAGCCCAGCGCACCCTGACGCTGCCCGAGAGGAAAGGGGCTCGGGAAGGTTTGGATTTCCTCATCG ggaggaggagagcgTTCCCCAagctggaggagaaggtggGGCAGCTGGAAAGGGCTCGCAGGGGGACGAGCAGGATGAAGGCTGGCTCCGAGATGAACCTGCTGGCCATCGGCAAGTCCCTGCGGGGCCACATCGCCGCCACCGCCAGCTCGGCTGCCTCCGAG ggctccttcctctccccgcTCCTGAGGCGCACGGCGTCCGCCCGCAGCGCCCTGAAGCGCTCGCCCTCGGCGGGCGTCGTGGAGAAGGGAAAAGTCCTCCAGCAGAGAAAG GAGTGGGAGATGAAGGCTGCGAAGTGA
- the HR gene encoding lysine-specific demethylase hairless, producing the protein MASEARMGEAVPRWRRAPETAQDPRGLESSGVPGVLPQNTATNPALGGYQEPPKLSYSPGLPTDKGCPWRGSEGCAEPAGFPLGCPYPPAPQRLRDALCHPKDSSELPLLLAPRNGQPKEPPPGWAEAVLAPLALYSHAYHRYPLPFPAADTQRPGKPRGDGDPPAFRSCPFLLSSLLPPPGPQTEPGFGGGGPEGPMGDGRFAGTEWRLGPYVPAWGAQPLYLGVPPRCKAAPGAFEGSCGSGSKDFYPKKEPGFHLQAEDPQGQPGHGGDGEGATGVPEPPGAPWRDGRAGAPPPHPHTPPLSTAAPLLLPQPSVAPGGVWVGARPHAPPCKPKDERLAYQSLNPGSLPAPVGADPRVDRHYPTGPPCPLGGVCGGLRPFDAPGLEGESTPGGSGGRFPCPPSIHTKLKKTWLTRHSEQTVPRCKGGRGDGPGGAAEPKRSAKRPHGTENGHRGGADGAGAAKRGAKTTESPAGTEHRGGTGSRGGPAERMELGEGGPPVCAGPEPWCLQSVPCTALPKSIPRCCACAARAAGSPGDEDEDEELPESTCRLLHFRRLAFGDGGELSVDGFCTVDEAEGEILGLGAAGGWGRSSSSSLCLAKYLLSVLGGPFCAAVRRDRDAWMGARGQPGGLTAWRRGEGAPQLCDVCQRRFFNSHWSCAACGFQQCPQCHQGQQEEDGHGDPARPRRCAPGQEHAPAALIPTQFVPTRVLARLWQQLHEVCAKFDVKWHCPCGDGDTEQGAAEPPGGRQEKLGSVAPPLVPSTNGETTARAIKEESPEGGSLLPPGPPPPPRGAVQTATLCDLLASTAVKLCLGRNGVRMAFAPVAPPLPSDNRLTSILDSIIARVVERKIQERHAGCELSCPGPPNPPGTPGTPSSHCILAPGGLLWLQDPGHATNYRLFQEHWRQGQPVLVSGLEKRLDGRLWGPESFRPPGGEQEVEAVNLRAQPRRVRMGSGRFWDGFAASPTCPVLEQGAGDMLKLESGFGDMQLCRATNLSSSLPLPEYCGPHGRLNLASYLRGERGRRWLRPRVCAAYGVRPQGGSIGTKNLTVEAADTISVLVHAAARHELEAEEDGMDELLQERLRGAGSRPGALWHIFRAEDAGRIQDFLHKVDQEQGGPAEDPPGGLYLDSELRRRLREECGVSAWTLLQCLGDAVLVPAGAPHQVQNLSSTISVEQRFLSPESAARLGDIGTGPPGVARWLQAQLDGMILAAVREAVGVLQGCK; encoded by the exons CCTGTGCCACCCCAAAGACTCCTccgagctgcctctgctgctggcaccaaggAACGGGCAGCCcaaggagcccccccccgggtggGCTGAAGCCGTGCTGGCCCCCCTGGCTCTCTACAGCCACGCGTACCACCGCTaccccctgcccttccccgcCGCGGACACCCAGCGCCCCGGCAAGCCCCGCGGGGACGGGGACCCCCCGGCTTTCCGCAgctgccccttcctcctctcctcgcTGCTCCCCCCCCCTGGCCCCCAAACAGAGCCCGGATTTGGTGGCGGGGGGCCGGAGGGGCCCATGGGTGACGGGCGCTTCGCCGGCACCGAGTGGCGCCTGGGTCCCTACGTGCCGGCTTGGGGGGCGCAGCCCCTCTATTTGGGGGTCCCGCCGAGGTGCAAGGCAGCTCCGGGAGCCTTCGAGGGGAGCTGCGGCTCGGGGAGCAAG GATTTTTACCCGAAGAAGGAGCCCGGCTTCCACCTCCAGGCCGAGGACCCCCAGGGGCAGCCAGGGCACGGCGGAGACGGGGAGGGGGCCACGGGGGTGCCGGAGCCCCCGGGCGCCCCGTGGAGGGATGGCAGAGCGGGGGCcccccctcctcatcctcacaCCCCCCCGCTCAGCaccgcagcccccctgctcctcccgcAGCCCAGCGTGGCCCCGGGGGGGGTCTGGGTGGGCGCACGGCCCCACGCCCCCCCGTGCAAACCCAAAGACGAGCGCCTGGCGTACCAAAGCCTCAACCCCGGCTCGCTGCCGGCACCGGTGGGCGCAGACCCCAGGGTGGACAGGCACTACCCTACAGGCCCCCCCTGCCCTCTGGGGGGGGTCTGCGGGGGGCTGAGACCCTTTGATGCGCCGGGGTTGGAGGGGGAGAGCaccccggggggcagcgggggccgtTTTCCGTGCCCACCCAGCATCCACACCAAGCTGAAGAAGACGTGGCTGACGCGGCACTCGGAGCAGACGGTGCCAAGGTGCAAAGGGGGCCGGGGGGACggtcccgggggggctgcagagcccaaaCGCTCGGCCAAACGCCCCCACGGCACCGAAAACGGGCACCGCGGCGGCGCCGATGGGGCCGGAGCGGCCAAACGGGGAGCCAAAACCACCGAGAGCCCGGCTGGCACCGAGCACCGGGGTGGCACCGGGAGCCGAGGGGGCCCAGCggagaggatggagctgggagagggag gACCCCCGGTGTGTGCCGGCCCCGAGCCGTGGTGCCTGCAGAGCGTGCCCTGCACCGCCCTACCCAAAAGCATCCCCCGCTGCTGCGCCTGcgctgccagggctgcagggagccctggggatgaagatgaggatgaggagCTCCCGGAGAgcacctgcaggctgctgcattTCCGCAG GCTCGCCTTCGGGGACGGCGGGGAGCTGAGCGTCGACGGCTTCTGCACCGTGGACGAGGCAGAGGGGGAaattttggggctgggggcggccgggggctggggcaggagcagcagcagcagcctgtgcctggCCAAGTACCTGCTCTCCGTGCTGGGGGGGCCCTTCTGCGCCGCCGTCCGCAGGGACAGGGACGCCTGGATGGGGGCTCGCGGCCAGCCCGGGG GGCTGACGGCTTGGAGGCGCGGGGAGGGAGCCCCCCAGCTCTGTGACGTTTGCCAGCGCCGCTTCTTCAATTCCCACTGGAGCTGCGCCGCCTGCGGcttccagcagtgcccccagtgccaccaaggccagcaggaggaggacgGGCACG GGGACCCGGCACGGCCGCGGCGCTGCgccccagggcaggagcacGCCCCAGCAGCCCTCATCCCCACGCAGTTCGTCCCCACTCGTG tccTGGCCCggctctggcagcagctgcacGAGGTGTGCGCCAAGTTCGACGTCAAGTGGCACTGCCcctgcggggacggggacaccgaGCAGGGGGcggcggagccccccgggggcaggcag GAGAAGCTGGGGAGCGTGGCCCCCCCCCTCGTGCCCAGCACCAACGGCGAAACCACGGCCAGAGCCATCAAGGAAG AGAGCCCCGAGGGGGGGTCACTATTAccgccggggccgccgccgcccccccggggggccGTGCAGACCGCCACCCTCTGCGACCTCCTCGCCTCCACCGCCGTCAAGCTGTGCCTGGGGCGCAACGGGGTGCGCATGGCCTTCGCCCCCGTCGCGCCCCCGTTGCCCAGC GACAATCGGCTGACCAGCATCCTGGACAGCATCATCGCCCGCGTGGTGGAGAGGAAGATCCAGGAGAGGCACGCGGGCTGCGAGCtcagctgccccggcccccccaacccccccgggacccccgggaccccctctTCCCACTGCATCctggccccgggggggctgctgtggctgcaggaccCCGGCCACGCCACCAACTACCGCCTCTTCCAGGAGCACTGGAGGCAGGGCCag cccgtCCTGGTTTCagggctggagaagaggctgGACGGGAGGCTGTGGGGGCCCGAATCCTTCCGCCCCCCcggaggggagcaggaggtggaggCGGTGAACCTGCGGGCGCAGCCGCGGCGCGTCAGGATGGGCAGCGGGCGCTTTTGGGACGGCTTCGCCGCCAGCCCGA CCTGCccggtgctggagcagggcgcCGGGGACATGTTGAAGCTGGAAAGTGGCTTTGGGGACATGCAGCTGTGCCG GGCCACCAACCTGAGCTCCAGCTTGCCTCTGCCTGAGTACTGTGGCCCCCACGGCCGCCTCAACCTGGCCTCCTACCTACGGGGCGAGCGGGGCCGCCGCTGGCTGCGCCCCCGCGTGTGCGCGGCGTACG GCGTGAGGCCCCAGGGTGGCAGCATCGGCACCAAGAACCTGACGGTGGAGGCAGCCGACACCATCAGCGTCCTGGTGCACGCCGCGGCGCGGCACG AGCTGGAAGCCGAGGAGGATGGCATGGacgagctgctgcaggagaggctgCGGGGTGCCGGCAGCCGCCCCGGCGCCCTGTGGCACATCTTCCGTGCCGAGGACGCCGGCCGCATCCAGGATTTCCTGCACAAGGTGGACCAAGAGCAAGGGGGGCCCGCAGaggacccccccggggggctctACCTGGACTCGGAgctgcggcggcggctgcgggaggAGTGCGGGGTGAGCGCCTGGAccctgctgcagtgcctgggggACGCGGTGCTGGTCCCCGCCGGGGCTCCGCACCAG GTGCAGAACCTCAGCAGCACCATCAGCGTGGAGCAGCGGTTCCTGTCCCCGGAGAGCGCTGCCCGCCTCGGGGACATCGGCACCGGTCCCCCGGGGGTGGCACGCTGGCTCCAAGCTCAG CTGGATGGCATGATCCTGGCCGCCGTGAGGGAGGCCGTGGGCgtcctgcagggctgcaagTGA
- the NUDT18 gene encoding 8-oxo-dGDP phosphatase NUDT18 yields the protein MGDAAEELDAVLSGRGWDLGGIYDGTPQPGDAVRLGSSACYVVLAVLFNDEDGVLLVQEAKAECRGTWYLPAGRMEPGESVVAALRREVKEETGLECEPLTLLALEERGPAWLRFVFLARPTGGTLKTLEDADAESLQAKWWGGPLDPLPLRAPDILPLLDLATRYRRSPPHPPTLPQELPCAHLCLRLLVAFTPCPPGHLWVLLNISGPPRLPVVACGTHPTQIRRGLRLPVLGFLGGCLPPDPQIGPMGLLGLQHRAGGPGGADGVCLNVLVSLQPRGAGEGPPPELCHPAFRWWRVEEEGLRGRILQRLREGGTVPIRS from the exons atgggggaCGCCGCGGAGGAGCTGGACGCGGTGCTCAGCGGTCGGggttgggatttgggggggatcTACGACGGCACCCCACAACCCGGAGACGCCGTGCGCTTGGGGAGCAGCGCCTGCTACGTGGTCCTGGCCGTGCTGTTCAACGACGAG GatggggtgctgctggtgcaggaggCCAAGGCGGAGTGCCGCGGGACGTGGTACCTGCCCGCGGGGCGCATGGAGCCCGGCGAGAGCGTGGTGGCCGCGCTGCGCCGAGAGGTGAAGGAGGAAACGGGGTTGGAGTGCGAGCCCCTCACCCTACTGGCCCTAGAAGAAAGGGGGCCCGCCTGGCTCCGCTTCGTCTTCCTCGCCCGCCCCACAG GAGGGACCCTGAAGACCCTGGAGGACGCAGACGCCGAGTCCCTACAGGCCAAGTGGTGGGGGGGGCCCCTGGACCCCCTCCCCCTGCGCGCCCCCGACATCCTCCCCCTCCTCGACCTTGCCACCCGCTAccgccgcagccccccgcacccccccacGCTGCCCCAGGAGCTTCCCTGCGCCCACCTCTGCTTGAGGCTCTTGGTGGCCttcaccccctgcccccccggGCACCTTTGGGTGCTGCTGAATATTTcgggccccccccggctgcccgTGGTGGCGTGCGGCACCCACCCTACCCAAATCCGCCGGGGGCTGCGCCTGCCCGTGCTGGGGTTCCTGGGGGGCTGCCTGCCCCCCGACCCCCAAATCGGGCCCATGGGGTTGTTGGGGTTGCAGCACCGAGccggggggcccgggggggctgATGGCGTTTGTTTGAATGTTTTGGTGAGCCTCCAACCCCGTGGCGCTGGGGAGGGCCCCCCCCCCGAATTGTGCCACCCCGCTTTCCGCTGGTGGCGCGTGGAGGAGGAGGGTTTGAGGGGGCGCATCCTGCAGCGGCTGCGGGAGGGGGGCACGGTGCCCATCCGCAGCTAG